Proteins encoded together in one Micromonospora kangleipakensis window:
- a CDS encoding MBL fold metallo-hydrolase, producing MEEIADGVFWLSEGMYQMMFVVTDEGVIAVDAPPTLGHNILRAIRSVTSRPITQAVYSHQHSDHVGAMSVYPEDVPRYAHRITAERLALLGDPNRPLPTRVFDDTLTIEAGDHSLQLDYKGPNHAEGNIFIYAPTQGVLMLVDVIFPGWVPFSNLAVSANIPGFVNAQEQALEYPFEKIVGGHVTRPGTPDDVRTQIEYVQDLRSTTEAALSSVDLEKILTPVDATNAWAIFKAYLDAVAAQAADELVPRWSQRLGGADIFTLPNAWAMAEALRLDYGSMGPFGIAP from the coding sequence TTGGAGGAGATCGCCGACGGCGTGTTCTGGCTCAGTGAGGGCATGTACCAGATGATGTTCGTGGTCACGGACGAGGGTGTGATCGCCGTCGACGCGCCACCCACCCTCGGCCACAACATTCTCCGCGCAATCCGCAGCGTGACCAGCCGCCCCATCACCCAGGCCGTCTACAGCCACCAGCACTCCGACCACGTCGGAGCGATGTCGGTCTACCCCGAGGACGTACCACGCTATGCCCACCGCATCACGGCGGAACGACTCGCGCTGCTCGGCGACCCTAACCGCCCCCTGCCGACACGCGTGTTTGACGACACCCTGACGATCGAAGCGGGAGACCACAGCCTCCAGCTCGACTACAAGGGCCCCAACCACGCCGAGGGAAACATCTTCATCTACGCCCCGACACAAGGCGTGCTGATGCTCGTGGACGTGATCTTCCCCGGCTGGGTCCCGTTCTCCAACCTCGCCGTCTCCGCGAACATCCCCGGCTTCGTCAACGCCCAGGAACAGGCTCTCGAATACCCCTTCGAGAAGATCGTCGGCGGACACGTCACCCGGCCCGGCACCCCGGACGATGTCAGGACCCAAATCGAATACGTGCAAGACCTGCGTTCCACCACCGAGGCAGCGCTCTCGTCGGTTGACTTGGAGAAGATTCTGACCCCGGTTGACGCCACCAACGCCTGGGCCATCTTCAAGGCCTACCTCGACGCCGTGGCCGCCCAGGCCGCCGATGAACTCGTTCCGCGTTGGAGCCAGCGTTTGGGCGGTGCCGACATATTCACCCTGCCGAACGCGTGGGCAATGGCCGAAGCCCTACGGCTGGACTATGGCAGCATGGGCCCGTTTGGCATCGCGCCCTGA
- a CDS encoding MarR family winged helix-turn-helix transcriptional regulator has translation MSTVTPQPTMPPEGVQPLNPDEEALVRSLTRVMYALPRAIDADMVREQRLPLIDYLALMHLSEAADRRLRMSELAAACEMSLSGMSRVVHRLESQGLIQRIRCEQDARGWNAVLTDAGLTRLQEAWPTSLAAVRRQFLDHLTGVDLRKLSQALQDVAI, from the coding sequence ATGTCCACCGTCACACCGCAGCCGACAATGCCCCCAGAAGGGGTGCAACCACTCAACCCAGACGAGGAGGCGCTCGTCCGGTCCCTCACTCGCGTCATGTACGCCCTGCCCCGCGCCATCGACGCCGACATGGTCCGCGAGCAGCGGCTCCCCCTGATTGACTACCTGGCCCTGATGCACCTCTCCGAGGCCGCCGACCGGCGGTTGCGGATGAGCGAACTCGCCGCCGCCTGCGAAATGTCGCTCAGTGGCATGAGCCGCGTCGTACACCGGTTGGAGAGCCAGGGGCTCATCCAGCGGATCAGGTGCGAACAGGACGCCCGCGGCTGGAACGCCGTCCTCACCGACGCCGGCCTCACCCGCCTCCAAGAGGCCTGGCCGACCAGTCTCGCCGCCGTACGCCGGCAGTTCCTCGACCACCTCACGGGCGTCGACCTCCGAAAGCTCTCCCAAGCCCTACAGGACGTGGCCATCTGA